The following coding sequences lie in one Lolium perenne isolate Kyuss_39 chromosome 2, Kyuss_2.0, whole genome shotgun sequence genomic window:
- the LOC127332751 gene encoding uncharacterized protein isoform X1, with the protein MNLYSVSYLLSSLSTFGIPCQNRRSQTPSHAAKLSCCGPSFQDFGMGCVLLDMKSSCENHCYQFIEFREDGVCFLQTIMPIREVGIKVKNFKALLVCKALVVDASLFGASRLSWASSKGWQQWTLSWI; encoded by the exons ATGAATTTGTACTCCGTAAGTTATTTGCTTTCCTCACTCTCTACGTTTGGCATCCCATGCCAAAATCGAAGGTCACAGACCCCCAG CCATGCAGCAAAGCTATCCTGCTGTGGGCCTTCCTTTCAAGATTTTGGGATGGGCTGCGTCTTGCTTGACATG AAAAGTTCATGTGAGAATCACTGTTACCAGTTTATCGAGTTCAgagaagatggtgtttgtttccTACAAACAATCATGCCAATTCGTGAG GTTGGTATAAAGGTGAAGAACTTCAAGGCCTTGTTGGTTTGCAAGGCGCTGGTTGTTGATGCGAGCTTATTTGGAGCCTCCAGATTATCCTGGGCATCATCAAAAGGATGGCAGCAATGGA CTTTGTCATGGATCTGA
- the LOC127332751 gene encoding uncharacterized protein isoform X2, which produces MGCVLLDMKSSCENHCYQFIEFREDGVCFLQTIMPIREVGIKVKNFKALLVCKALVVDASLFGASRLSWASSKGWQQWTLSWI; this is translated from the exons ATGGGCTGCGTCTTGCTTGACATG AAAAGTTCATGTGAGAATCACTGTTACCAGTTTATCGAGTTCAgagaagatggtgtttgtttccTACAAACAATCATGCCAATTCGTGAG GTTGGTATAAAGGTGAAGAACTTCAAGGCCTTGTTGGTTTGCAAGGCGCTGGTTGTTGATGCGAGCTTATTTGGAGCCTCCAGATTATCCTGGGCATCATCAAAAGGATGGCAGCAATGGA CTTTGTCATGGATCTGA